The DNA region CTGCTTTACTTTTTCACTTTTtgaccaaacaaacaaaaaatcatttttttacaGTGACGACCATGATTTTgtcatttaacattttttttgtcatttaacATTCCTTTAACATTCTCAAataaagattttgttttttgttttctaaacgCAACGTATACATTCGCTTGCGATTGGTTTTAATCCTAGCCACATGAAACATATCGATTCAAAAGGAGTAACTCAATGGTGTAGACTTTCCATAAAAGATGTGAAGTTATGAAAATGACATGTCCAATTATTTCTCTCCATTCATCGACGATGAGATGGTGAGATCCCTAAAGAATCTTCCATCATGTTCTCTCTTTGATTTTGCGTGTAAAAAGTTTTGTGCTATCCATCGGAAAATGCCAAAGTGAATCATTATTGGTGCATATATTATGTTCCATTTCCTCGTATAAACTCTTTAACCTTTTGTTCTTGTCATGGAATCTTTGCTTCTAGAGCTAGTCCCCAGCCATGTGTGTATAGAGACTACTCAATGGTTTCTACATTATATCACAAGAACTTtctgtatgttttttttcttttatcattaTCTCCAAATGATGATCTCCCTTCACATTCATTCTCGATGATGCTTGCTCTTGGTCCACATGTCTATGAAATGTCTTAATTGAAGTAACAAAAAGAATAAGCATGTTATTATATAACCAAGCACTGTGACAATTACACATATCTTCATCTCTATCCTCTTCTCTTCACCACCTTtagttccttttttttcttcttcttatacaATGACTCGTTTCAAAtacataacaaaacaaataaacaaataaacaaaaggtATAATATGATAGTAAAAATTCCAGGCTCATCCCTCTAGCACTTTTTCCCCGGTCTATAGACCAAGACTAGTCTCAAGATTCTGAGGTCCCTCTAGCAACTGTTGTTTCCCCTGTTGTTGGGACCAGTAGGCATGAGCCAATAGTACTCGGTCCAAGAGCTCCTGTGGAACTGGCTCACCTCTCCTTTGCTGCGGTGATATTCTCGCTGTATGCACCAGCGTCTTCCATTTGTCCTATAATTCACATCAAACCAAAAAGATAATAACTTCTTACACAAGCAAAACATACCTCATTTACTGTCTGAGCTATAAAAggaaatctatatatttttttttaaccttcAAATCAACATAAGTCCGGTGCTTTGCATTATCAAAAGCTCTCAGCTTTACGTCACGCCACCTGCAGATAAATAGGGCTATCTTGGATCAATTCTTGATGGAAATCAAGACGTTTTAATTTGGTGTAACATTAACAAATTAAGTTACCTTCCGGTCCCAAGTCTTTCCACAGCTTGAACCAGCGCCTCTACTTCTGCAACAGAGAAAGGTCGACGGATTCTGCGCTGTGCCACCTCGGATCGCTTAGGTTTCCGAGGTGGGACTACGTTTAAAGCCTGAGCATGCAGAGGAGGAGAGACAGGAACCAAAGCCCTGGAGTAGAATGGTTTAGCCCCAAATGGTGCAGTAGGTTTGGAGTCAAGGTCACTTTCTGCAGAGTCACTTGGCTTAGCATGTTTCCCCAGTGATGGGAGACACCTAAAGGACAAATAATCACATTATCACACCAAAGATATAAGAATCAAATATTGATATTTGGAGTAAAGACTAACCTAGTTAGAGTGTGAGGTACATTACATAGACGCACAGAATCATACTCTTTAGGACAAAGTGGTTTTGTGGACTGTGGAGGATTGGGCTCAAGACAAAAGCTTAAGGTATCTGAAAGAGTGTCTAGAGAGATTCCAGTTTGAACAAGCAGTTTATTGTCGTCTCTAACCTTTTTCCCATGAACATGAACACCTATGCGTAATCCACCTTCAAGTATGGTGGTCACAGCTTCCAAGACTGTCCTCTAGCGAAGTGAAGCAAAAATCTCATCATTATCTAACTATATGAATGGCCACTCCAGATAGTTCTaagcaaaataatttaaaccttGAGGGAACCAATAGTAGCAGTCTCTGGAATGTCAATGAAAAGTTCAGGAACTTTGAAGGACTTGATTCCAAGTTTCACTAAGCAcagcaaacaaaaaataataaaagttaataCAAAACTCCatgttatgaaaaaaaaagagaacattgATAGAAAAAGATACCATGAGAATCTTTTGACTGGAAAGCTGGCTGCTTCTGGCAAGCTATGGTTGACAGAAAAGCTGTAAAAACACAAAGTTCAAAGTTAAATATCATGATTCAGTTTTGAGGTTAAAGCTTAAATGACTAGCTTCTGATTATACCCTTTTGAGGTGAACCAGAAAGGCCTTCATTTCTAACTGTTTCTTCTGATTGTGAGGCTGTATAACCAGCAAAGTATCTTCTTTTCTTGATTGGAAATTTCTTCTCTGATCTTAAGCTTTTGAGACAATGTTTCTTGCTGTAATAACCAGGCTTCAAGTCCAGGTCTAAACATTGTCATAGATAAGTAAACCAAACACagataaaataaaagaacatGTGACAAGCCCAAAAGTGTTTCCACATGCTTACCTGAGCTAGCTACCATTGTATCTTTCTGATTTGAAGAGACTTTACAATACTTCGAAGACATAAATTTCTTTACTCTTCCATCTCCTACACGCAGTGTTGACCTAAATGATTTTGTTGTGTAACGAGCTGAGAAATTTTCTCCATCATTATTTTCAATACCATTGAGTAAATGTATAGGATGCTTATCCTTGTTCCTTGATACCCCTGGTTCACAGTTTAGCCTCTCAAGCATTGGTTTCTTGTCATTAGTATCTGACCTAAAACAATCACCATTGTGGATCTTGGCTTCCTCATACGCTAGTTCTTGAGTTCCAAACTTTTCTGAGGAATCATAAGTTATACCAGAGGTAGATCCAAATAGGAAATCTTTATTAGGGTTTGGAGATCTATTGAAGCTTTCCATTTCATGAGCTTTTGGAAGGATCTCAGAGACAAAGAAACTCCTTTCAGCATTATTATCATCATGATGATCACAATGAGGCTCTTCCACCACCATTTGATCGCCTGGTTCTTTCTTACCCCCACACTGATCTTCATTATTATCTCCCGAGGCGTTGTTacttgaggaagaagaaacccCACCACTTTCAAGCAGTAATTTTCCAGCTACCGCAGCCAACAAATCGAAGGACGAtgatatttgattgttttcGCTTTTCTTCTTGAAAGCACTCTTCTAGCAAAACCACAAACAGACAAATCATTGTTAACATTAAAACCAAAACCTTGTGGAACACGCTAAGTATAAGAATATATTTACTCTTGGGGATCTTGCAGCTCGAGGTGTGTGAGGCACCTCATAGCCATTGAATCCATATTCTAGTCTCGTTTGCACCACCATGATTATAAGAACAtttcgtttttttgtttttttttttaaataaaacctcTTTGTGTGGAAACAAACAAAAGTACAGGACATGATAAGGCCTTAAACCCATGGTCTTATACCTGTAACACAGGACGCGTCTGAAGAGCGAATAACCGGCTAAAACCAGTAAACCTCAACCCTGAAGAcctgttcttcttctctttcttggGTGACCCATCACTGTCTCACAAACTTCCACCAGATTTTGACACATGGAGTCTCTGTCGGATCGTGCGCGTTTTTAACCACACACAAACTTCGACAAAAACGTTGAGTCACAAAGCCatgtaagttttttttagtCCAAGACGGCCATGTAAATCTTTTTCTTTCCGgtttttcctttattttctattttactaGAGTATACATCATTTCGTAATTTTGTTCAATGGCGGACCAAGGATTGTTCTTGACTGGTGtcataataaatttttatcactACTTTATGGGTTCAGCATAATCTTTTCACCATTTTATTACTAAGAATCAATGTATTTTAAAGcaaaaatacaataaaagtaACTTTTTGAGGTGTCAAGTGTCAACCCATAATGCTTCACGTGGTCCGCTAGCTACTGATTGTTCATAGTAGTTTTGAAGTGTCGAAAtccacatatattatagttattTATTCCATAGTTGACACCTCATTATGGTGAAAATCGTATATAGGTTTGTAATCAACTCATGACGATAGATATAGGGTTTGTAATGGTTAAGTTACtatgaaattttataaaactaaatcaaGTTTTATATTCCAAAAAAGGAAAACTGCTCACGTTAAGAATATTTAATTACCAATATGAGAGTTTTTCccttttttgaataaatatgaGAGTTTCCTTTTTGATAACTATCAATATGTTGTAGCGAGGTTACACCATGTAAGAAGAAAAACCTTTTTATTATTCACTGTTGACATTACAAGAGTATTAATACTGTACACGAGAGGAGACCTAGGTTTAGCTAAGTACAAAAGCTTTCCATAACTGTAGAAGGGAGACATTGAATATTAGAATATTGTGTATCCTTAACATACCATACACCTTACATTTTCGGTTTGATACGAATATATGACTCTTCACTCTTCATCCTAATATTGGCCTTGGCCCAAATTAGTTTAGTGAAATCACGAGGGGCCCCCACCAGATTATGCTACTTAAAGAGGGAGTCTCGTAACGTAACTGCTTCGCTGTGTCTTTTGATCCTTTTAGATCTTGCACTCCGGCAACGATGAATCAAGTAGAATATCCAAACTGGGCGGAGCTTCCGCCGGAGCTGACGTCATCGATCCTGCGTCGTCTCGGCGTGATGGTGATACTGGAGACGGCGCAGAAAGTGTGCAGACGGTGGCGTCGGATCTGTAAAGACCCCTTGACGTGGCGGAGGATCGACATGCGTGACCTGGGATGCATGGCAGGAGGCAGCAGTCACGAGCTGGAGAAGATTTGCCGCCACGCTGTTGATCGTAGCCAGGGCGGGTTGGTTGAGATCGAGATTTGGCACTTCGCTACTCATGATCTCCTCAATTACATCGCCGATAGGTTTcgtccctctctctctcccttgttTGCTAAATCTAGGTTTAGTGAACAGATCTTTAGAAAGATCATTCTAGTTCTCATGGAAGCTTGTGAAAATATGTTTGTTATTGGAGGATATTGTGTTGCTCTTTTAAATAGTACTATTAGTAGTCTCTTTCAATCTGTCTAGATCAATAGACATCGTCAAGTGACACATTCGTCTAGGTCctcaaaattttttaaaaaaattatatagctATAAACcaccaaatatttattttttaaatcaaaattttaatattttttttatcaaaactgtAACTAAATCCTCTCCTGTCCTGAAATCTCAGG from Raphanus sativus cultivar WK10039 chromosome 8, ASM80110v3, whole genome shotgun sequence includes:
- the LOC108822051 gene encoding LOW QUALITY PROTEIN: telomere repeat-binding protein 5 (The sequence of the model RefSeq protein was modified relative to this genomic sequence to represent the inferred CDS: deleted 1 base in 1 codon), which codes for MGLRPYHVLYFCLFPHKEVLLKKKTKKRNVLIIMVVQTRLEYGFNGYEVPHTPRAARSPRKSAFKKKSENNQISSSFDLLAAVAGKLLLESGGVSSSSSNNASGDNNEDQCGGKKEPGDQMVVEEPHCDHHDDNNAERSFFVSEILPKAHEMESFNRSPNPNKDFLFGSTSGITYDSSEKFGTQELAYEEAKIHNGDCFRSDTNDKKPMLERLNCEPGVSRNKDKHPIHLLNGIENNDGENFSARYTTKSFRSTLRVGDGRVKKFMSSKYCKVSSNQKDTMVASSDLDLKPGYYSKKHCLKSLRSEKKFPIKKRRYFAGYTASQSEETVRNEGLSGSPQKAFLSTIACQKQPAFQSKDSHVKLGIKSFKVPELFIDIPETATIGSLKRTVLEAVTTILEGGLRIGVHVHGKKVRDDNKLLVQTGISLDTLSDTLSFCLEPNPPQSTKPLCPKEYDSVRLCNVPHTLTRCLPSLGKHAKPSDSAESDLDSKPTAPFGAKPFYSRALVPVSPPLHAQALNVVPPRKPKRSEVAQRRIRRPFSVAEVEALVQAVERLGTGRWRDVKLRAFDNAKHRTYVDLKDKWKTLVHTARISPQQRRGEPVPQELLDRVLLAHAYWSQQQGKQQLLEGPQNLETSLGL